The Candidatus Methylacidiphilales bacterium genome includes a window with the following:
- the argF gene encoding ornithine carbamoyltransferase, translating to MRHLLSIRDLRREDVREIFAFSREFKAARGSAHLPHPLSGEIWALVFSKPSTRTRVSFEVAIRELGGQSLFLSAQEIQLGRGEPIEDTARVLGRMIFGTVIRTYDHRDVEIFSKYSNRPTINALTDQEHPCQILADIFTFEEKRGSIQGRRVAFIGDAACNVAISWAHAAALLDFELCFAAPQGYACPIQNPHVRNTTDPYEAAAGADLLYTDVWVSMGMEAETEKRLRDFQGYQINHDLLRVAAPQALVQHCLPAYRGKEISAELLDEKALDIFDEAENRLHVQKGILAWIKQSC from the coding sequence ATGCGTCATTTACTTTCCATACGCGATCTCAGGCGCGAAGACGTTCGTGAAATTTTCGCGTTTAGCCGGGAATTCAAAGCCGCCCGAGGCAGTGCCCACCTCCCGCATCCTCTATCTGGCGAAATTTGGGCGCTTGTTTTTTCTAAACCCTCTACGCGCACGCGCGTCTCCTTTGAGGTCGCCATCCGTGAGCTTGGCGGACAATCCTTATTCTTAAGCGCTCAGGAAATTCAACTCGGTCGTGGTGAGCCCATCGAAGACACCGCACGCGTGCTCGGACGCATGATTTTCGGCACAGTGATCCGCACTTACGATCATCGAGACGTCGAGATCTTTTCTAAATATAGCAACCGCCCTACCATCAACGCACTCACTGATCAAGAGCATCCGTGTCAGATTCTAGCCGATATCTTCACATTCGAAGAGAAACGCGGATCTATCCAAGGCCGTCGTGTAGCCTTCATCGGTGATGCCGCCTGCAATGTCGCAATCTCATGGGCACATGCAGCCGCACTGCTTGACTTTGAGCTCTGCTTCGCTGCCCCGCAAGGCTATGCTTGCCCGATTCAAAATCCCCACGTTCGCAATACAACTGACCCTTATGAAGCTGCCGCAGGAGCTGATCTGCTCTACACAGACGTCTGGGTCTCCATGGGCATGGAAGCCGAGACCGAAAAACGCCTACGAGACTTTCAAGGTTATCAAATCAATCACGACCTCCTTCGAGTCGCCGCTCCACAGGCGCTTGTCCAACACTGCCTTCCGGCCTACCGAGGCAAAGAGATCAGCGCAGAGCTCTTAGATGAAAAAGCCCTCGATATTTTTGATGAAGCCGAAAATCGCCTGCACGTTCAAAAAGGCATTTTAGCTTGGATCAAG
- a CDS encoding YebC/PmpR family DNA-binding transcriptional regulator — protein sequence MGRQWLHAIREINSQRRSKLITKYLREITVAAKLGGGDPHTNARLQAAIERAKKESIPKDNIERAIGKGIGSSDNKDALELVIFEGYAPHKIPVIVEALTDNHNRTAAEIRLLFKKGQLGTAGSNKFLFDHVGIVEAHHPDRSIDIEAAAIESGANDFEALTHAQNDEIPENSIGAKFITDRTATHAVASWLKEHGWTVITAEIGYIPKMYPPLDDAQRQEVGEFLQALDEHDDVHRIWAAIR from the coding sequence ATGGGACGGCAATGGCTTCACGCTATTCGTGAGATCAATTCGCAACGTCGCTCTAAACTCATAACAAAATATCTTCGTGAAATCACTGTAGCTGCCAAGCTCGGCGGGGGGGATCCTCACACTAACGCTAGACTGCAGGCAGCTATCGAACGCGCCAAGAAAGAATCTATCCCCAAAGATAACATCGAGCGCGCTATCGGCAAGGGTATCGGTAGTTCCGATAACAAAGACGCCCTTGAGCTCGTAATATTCGAGGGATACGCACCTCACAAAATTCCAGTGATTGTCGAAGCCCTAACCGATAATCATAATCGCACCGCAGCAGAGATCCGTTTATTATTTAAAAAAGGGCAACTTGGAACAGCCGGCTCCAATAAATTCCTCTTTGATCATGTCGGCATCGTCGAGGCTCACCATCCTGACCGATCTATTGATATTGAGGCTGCAGCGATCGAATCCGGAGCTAATGATTTTGAGGCTCTCACACACGCACAGAATGACGAAATTCCTGAAAACTCCATCGGAGCAAAATTCATAACAGACCGCACCGCCACGCATGCAGTGGCGAGTTGGTTGAAGGAACACGGTTGGACAGTGATCACAGCTGAGATTGGTTACATTCCTAAGATGTATCCTCCCCTGGATGACGCCCAGAGGCAGGAGGTGGGAGAATTTCTTCAAGCGCTAGATGAACATGATGACGTTCACCGAATTTGGGCGGCTATACGATGA
- a CDS encoding GspE/PulE family protein has protein sequence MHDKILELCEIAGATDAEKNRNTMLDAAQQQQSIVRALLELENLDEKKFLSGLSTLTGIPWYEQNVDSVAAPLREKFPARVVLRHHLCPVEIGEGQIGILTYDPFDYIARQQVNQLLDTPVVWFMSTRRNILNGLRQGYGVGAENFDDILENSDEDVFLEVKQETNVLDADDSDEAAVVRFVNQIFREALHQGATDVHIEPIENDLRIRYRVDGMLTEVPVPPQIKRLQSSLISRLKIMAHLDIAERRLPQDGRINLELDGKPIDVRVATIPSVVGESVSLRLLGQERFDFLRLQMEPQVEKMCRDLLALPNGIILITGPTGSGKSTTLYTFLTTLNTTERRIVTIEDPVEHKLPGVVQIAVKPEIDLTFAKGLRSILRGDPNVVMIGEMRDLETAEIAIRAALTGHLVFSTLHTNDAVGGITRLIDMGIEPFLVASAVRAFIAQRLVRRLCLHCKTPAGDYYSQPYLESIGFPLEHADKIYRAVGCDECRHTGYQGRLAIYEVCLLTQRLQDMITQRKPANLLRPAALEEGMITLREYGFRKVIAGETTIEEVLRVTIADRSEEGI, from the coding sequence ATGCACGATAAGATTCTCGAACTGTGTGAGATAGCTGGTGCGACGGACGCCGAGAAGAATCGCAACACAATGCTTGACGCAGCTCAGCAGCAACAGTCTATTGTTCGGGCATTGTTGGAGCTTGAAAATCTCGATGAGAAGAAGTTCTTGTCGGGCTTGAGCACACTGACGGGGATTCCTTGGTATGAGCAGAACGTCGATTCGGTCGCCGCGCCGCTTCGAGAAAAGTTTCCTGCAAGGGTGGTGTTGCGGCATCATCTATGCCCGGTTGAAATTGGGGAGGGGCAGATCGGAATTTTGACGTATGATCCGTTTGATTACATAGCGCGACAGCAGGTGAATCAACTACTAGACACTCCCGTAGTGTGGTTCATGAGCACGCGTCGAAATATCCTTAACGGATTACGGCAAGGCTACGGGGTCGGTGCTGAAAATTTCGATGATATCCTTGAGAACAGTGATGAAGACGTATTTTTAGAGGTGAAGCAAGAGACGAACGTCTTGGACGCAGATGATTCAGACGAGGCTGCAGTTGTGCGCTTTGTGAATCAGATTTTTCGGGAAGCCTTACATCAGGGGGCAACGGATGTGCACATTGAGCCGATTGAGAACGATCTTCGAATCCGTTATCGCGTAGATGGCATGCTGACTGAAGTGCCAGTGCCTCCGCAGATTAAGCGGCTGCAGTCATCGCTTATTTCTCGCCTGAAAATTATGGCGCATTTAGATATCGCCGAGCGGCGACTTCCGCAGGATGGTCGGATCAATCTGGAGTTGGATGGTAAACCGATCGACGTGCGTGTGGCGACGATTCCAAGCGTGGTAGGGGAGAGCGTCAGTTTGCGTCTTTTGGGACAAGAGCGTTTTGATTTCTTGCGTCTGCAGATGGAGCCTCAGGTTGAAAAAATGTGCCGCGATTTACTGGCATTGCCAAATGGTATCATTCTAATCACAGGTCCTACTGGCAGCGGTAAATCCACGACTCTTTATACTTTCCTGACAACATTGAATACAACAGAACGACGGATCGTAACGATCGAAGACCCGGTAGAGCATAAGTTGCCTGGAGTCGTGCAAATCGCTGTCAAGCCGGAGATTGACCTGACATTTGCCAAAGGCTTGCGCAGCATTCTTCGTGGCGATCCAAATGTGGTAATGATCGGGGAAATGCGGGATTTAGAGACGGCAGAAATAGCAATCCGAGCGGCTCTGACGGGGCACTTAGTGTTTTCGACGCTACATACTAATGATGCAGTGGGAGGCATTACGCGATTAATCGATATGGGGATCGAGCCTTTTTTAGTGGCTTCAGCTGTGCGTGCTTTTATAGCCCAACGTCTTGTGCGAAGGCTATGCCTGCATTGTAAAACTCCCGCTGGGGATTATTATTCCCAGCCCTATCTTGAATCTATAGGTTTTCCTCTTGAACATGCTGATAAGATTTATCGTGCTGTAGGATGTGATGAGTGTCGCCACACGGGTTATCAAGGGCGACTGGCGATTTACGAAGTCTGTCTTTTAACGCAGCGGCTCCAAGACATGATAACCCAACGCAAACCCGCCAACCTCCTACGTCCAGCTGCGCTAGAAGAAGGAATGATTACCTTACGCGAATATGGGTTCCGCAAGGTCATAGCAGGCGAAACCACCATTGAAGAAGTCCTAAGGGTAACTATAGCGGATCGTTCAGAGGAAGGAATCTGA
- a CDS encoding type II secretion system F family protein — translation MAIYSYQALQPDGTRTQGELEAKSRTDALRILDRQKLQPIRIQEKTGSRVASTSHTAAKTSNAVPSGPINLTQGQIIRFTEELSDMLQAGLQLEPALRVMEGRQELSNLKHVVAALRQRVRDGASFSSALRSVSPSFGELYCNLVAAGEVSGALGQILARQVTYLNLMDDMRARVTQALIYPAFITMAGILLIGIFMTVLVPQLTSLFSKTGQKLPLATQLLINFSQFLSANGWWLALLAVGSIVGALAYIRTPQGKTWWHHAQLQIPLIGKVLYARFYAELTQTCATLVGNGVPLLNAVRLMADAIPNEYLKALLRRVADYIADGAVFSSALRKTQKFPPALIDMVVVGEQTGELALALERVSRRYDKELNTQVQRMTALIQPIILIVLALVVGAVCYSIIAGILQSVSGFRTR, via the coding sequence ATGGCAATTTATAGTTACCAGGCTCTCCAGCCCGATGGAACTCGCACTCAAGGGGAATTAGAAGCAAAGAGTCGAACGGATGCCTTACGCATTCTTGATCGACAGAAACTGCAACCGATACGAATTCAAGAAAAAACAGGCAGTCGTGTCGCTTCGACGTCGCATACGGCAGCAAAAACAAGCAACGCAGTCCCTTCAGGTCCTATCAATCTTACACAAGGTCAGATTATCCGTTTCACAGAAGAGTTAAGCGATATGCTTCAAGCAGGTCTGCAACTCGAGCCAGCGCTTCGCGTAATGGAGGGGCGTCAAGAACTGTCAAATTTGAAACATGTAGTGGCAGCGCTACGGCAGCGTGTGAGAGACGGGGCTTCTTTCTCGAGTGCGCTTCGATCAGTGAGCCCTTCTTTTGGTGAACTTTACTGCAATTTGGTTGCTGCGGGAGAGGTTTCTGGTGCCCTAGGGCAGATTTTGGCTCGGCAAGTAACCTATTTGAATCTTATGGACGATATGCGAGCACGCGTGACGCAAGCCTTGATTTATCCGGCGTTTATCACTATGGCCGGTATTTTACTGATCGGCATATTTATGACGGTCCTCGTTCCCCAACTTACCTCGCTTTTCAGCAAGACAGGTCAGAAACTGCCTCTTGCAACTCAACTTTTGATTAACTTCAGTCAATTCCTCTCTGCTAACGGCTGGTGGTTAGCGCTCCTGGCAGTTGGCTCAATTGTCGGAGCATTAGCTTATATTCGCACCCCTCAAGGGAAGACATGGTGGCATCATGCTCAACTTCAAATCCCGCTTATCGGCAAAGTGCTCTACGCCCGTTTCTATGCTGAGCTGACGCAAACATGTGCGACGCTGGTCGGCAACGGTGTTCCCCTGTTGAATGCAGTGCGCCTTATGGCCGATGCAATTCCTAATGAATATCTGAAGGCATTACTGAGACGTGTTGCTGACTATATTGCCGATGGTGCGGTTTTTTCCAGTGCCTTGCGGAAGACGCAGAAATTCCCACCGGCGTTAATTGATATGGTAGTCGTCGGTGAACAAACGGGTGAGTTGGCCTTAGCTTTGGAACGTGTGTCGAGACGCTATGATAAAGAACTTAACACACAAGTTCAGCGTATGACGGCGTTAATTCAACCGATCATTCTGATAGTGTTAGCTCTAGTTGTCGGCGCGGTGTGCTATTCGATCATCGCAGGTATACTTCAATCGGTATCAGGATTTAGAACACGGTAA
- the pyrH gene encoding UMP kinase — translation MTHGATSVANLFENEMEFQRGMIFRVDLSLFFSEDEGVTAKTTRTAKYSRILLKLSGEILAGKEDVIDQRVALDIAEQIREIHELGVQVAIVIGGGNIWRGLTASSRGMDRTTADYMGMLATIINGLALQATLEHIGVVTRVQTAIEVKNVAEPFILRRAIRHLEKGRAVIFVAGTGNPYFSTDTTAALRASEIGAEVILKATKVDGIYNADPKKHPEAKRYERITFQEALRARLKIMDSTAFSLCMDNKVPIIVFDVFKKGNLRDVVMGKNVGTLVIDGE, via the coding sequence ATGACGCATGGGGCTACAAGCGTAGCCAATTTATTTGAAAACGAAATGGAATTTCAGCGTGGAATGATTTTTCGCGTTGATTTGAGTCTGTTTTTTTCTGAAGATGAAGGTGTGACGGCGAAAACAACGCGAACCGCGAAATATTCGAGAATCCTTCTCAAACTCAGTGGTGAAATTCTCGCCGGAAAAGAAGACGTAATCGATCAAAGAGTCGCGCTCGATATCGCTGAACAAATTCGCGAAATTCATGAGCTAGGGGTGCAGGTGGCAATTGTAATCGGTGGAGGCAACATATGGCGTGGCCTCACAGCCAGTAGTCGAGGGATGGATCGCACAACGGCAGATTACATGGGTATGTTGGCCACAATTATAAATGGCTTGGCCTTACAGGCGACGCTTGAACACATCGGAGTGGTTACCCGTGTGCAGACGGCGATTGAGGTGAAAAATGTCGCTGAGCCGTTTATTCTTCGGCGCGCGATACGTCATCTTGAAAAAGGGCGCGCGGTGATTTTCGTAGCAGGCACAGGTAATCCTTATTTTTCTACGGATACTACAGCCGCTCTGCGAGCGAGTGAAATCGGAGCAGAGGTAATTTTGAAAGCGACGAAGGTGGACGGTATTTACAACGCAGATCCCAAAAAGCACCCGGAGGCGAAGCGCTACGAGCGGATCACATTTCAAGAGGCTTTGCGCGCGCGGTTGAAGATTATGGACTCTACAGCCTTTTCGCTTTGTATGGATAACAAGGTGCCGATTATTGTTTTTGACGTTTTCAAAAAAGGCAATCTGCGTGATGTGGTAATGGGTAAAAATGTTGGCACTTTGGTGATAGACGGCGAATGA